From Pseudoramibacter sp.:
ATTTTAAATCGCCGCCGTCCTGACGCTTTAAAGGTTTTGGCTGGTTTTCTTTCATTTCAGCGGCCACTGCGGCTTCGGCAGCTGCGATTTTTTCCGCCTGGGTCGCCCCGTGGAACAGCGCAGAGTGCACGTCACACAGGCGCTGGACGTCCTGAAGGGGTACGCCAGAGGCGAGAAGTTCCTGTTCCGCCGTTGCGATTTCGCTGGCCTTGACTTCGCTGAAATTGGCGACAAATTCTTTCCGGACGGTTTCCAGATCTTCACCGTCGCTGAGACGCTTGATGTAGGATTTGAGCAGGGCTCTTCTTTCTTCGACGCCTTGATCTTCGGCTTCTTCAGCTTCGGCCTCTTGTTTTTGTTCAGGGCTTTCGGCCTCTGCCGGGGCTGCTTTTCCATCGAGACCAGACACCACAAAGCCGTGGTCTTTCAGTGCCTGAATCACTTTTTCGAGGTCGATGTGCTGCATGGCTGCGCCCTTGGGAATGGTCATCATCCGGCCGATGGTGCCGAGCATCCCTTTTTTGGTGATTTGGGTAAAGCCCAGTTCGGCCATGATGCCCTTTAATTCAGGATAGGCGGTGCAGAGATCATAAACGCTTTTATTTAAATCTAATGGACGGTTCGTGTTCATCATATTCAACTCCTTTTGTTTAACTGGCCCTATGATAAACGAATGTCGGCGTCTTTTCTGTTGTTAGTACAACGAAACAATCAATAATCTTCGTCCCAGGCGTTGATTGGTACCGGTTCCTTCTTCAAATACGCCCGCTGGTCCGGCGTCAGGTACTGGGTATCGATGACCGCTTCGTAGACGTAATCCTGAAAATATTTTTCAGAGCACACAAAATAGCCCTTTTCACCAACGTCTTCGCCCCAGGAATTTTCGATTTTCCAGCGGTCCGGCTGTCCGTCTTCGTCGAAGTGCACCCCGGTAAGCAGCATGGCGTGAGTCGCCGAGCTCGCGTTGTAGGACAGGCGGTCCCCTTTTTCAAAGTCGATGGAAAAACCGCCGAGAAGCCCTTCGATCTTTGAGCTGTCCGGGTCCCAGACGCCGGCCTTTCTGAAATCGAAGGCGCCGGCGTCACAGGCGAACCAGACCGGCTCGTCCCCTTTAAGCTGGGCGATGCACAGCGCTTCCAGGTCTTTTTGGGAAAGGTTCAGAGCCTTCATGTCTCGGCCGGTCATGTTTTCGATGCCGTGGAACTGAATCGGCGTGTTGAGCGGTTTGTCAAAGGTCGGTTCATTGAGCACCGCGATATAATGCTTGAGATCCGTTTCGTCGTAGCGATGATAAAATTCAAGAGGAGTCAGTCCCCGATCCTGATGAAGGCAGTCTTCCTTATCCCGGTATTCAAAATCGAAGGCCGTTACCGGTTCTCCAAAGGCAATGCATTCCGCCTTGTAGATTTCCGCCAGCATGGCCTGTTTTCTTTCGTAAGGGTCTTTTCCCGCGCGCACCAGGGCTCTGAGTTCCTGGGCGTCTTTTCTGAGAAGGCGGTTCACAGTTGAAACGAAACAGGCTGTGTGGCCAGACTGATAGGTTTCCGGCTGAACGGATTTGGGCACAACCCCGTATTTTTCGATGAGGTCCGCCGCTTCGCACCAGTAGCCGCCGTCGGACATTCCCCGCAACACATACTG
This genomic window contains:
- a CDS encoding aminopeptidase C, which translates into the protein MKEINTALLKRFRDAYQKDSEAQVLNAALSQTDLADLAFVPTAAAKLKGPFSVEVKTRGVTSQERSGRCWLFAALNILREKVAEKCEIEQFELSQNYLSFYDKLEKANNFLQMVIDHADEPIKGQLMQYVLRGMSDGGYWCEAADLIEKYGVVPKSVQPETYQSGHTACFVSTVNRLLRKDAQELRALVRAGKDPYERKQAMLAEIYKAECIAFGEPVTAFDFEYRDKEDCLHQDRGLTPLEFYHRYDETDLKHYIAVLNEPTFDKPLNTPIQFHGIENMTGRDMKALNLSQKDLEALCIAQLKGDEPVWFACDAGAFDFRKAGVWDPDSSKIEGLLGGFSIDFEKGDRLSYNASSATHAMLLTGVHFDEDGQPDRWKIENSWGEDVGEKGYFVCSEKYFQDYVYEAVIDTQYLTPDQRAYLKKEPVPINAWDEDY